CGTGCAGCTAACAATTACTCTTCTACCATCGCTTGAGATCTTAATACTGGTAGTCTCGCATCGGAGATCTTGGGACCAGCTGGATACCCCATTTCAGCAATACTTCGAATTGTATTCTGCTAAAAGAGACAAACTCACTCAATGATCTCATGGTCCGCTATCCTAATCACAGCGAGAGAATGCTCCATCGTAGCGTATTGGAATGGAGCCAATGGACCGCCATTTGGACCGATAGATGTGACGGGACCAATAGTCTCCGTTTCATCGGAAGGACGTGCCGACATCGACTGTTTCAGGCGATCATTATGCGACACCCGTTTGAGCGGAGTAGTGATGGCAACTATACGTTTGCCATCTGGTGTGACCACAAAGTCATTCAACTGAATGGGGAAGGTTGACCATTGACGTAAAAGATGACCAGTAGGTGCctattcaaaagaaaactCAGTCACTTTGCGTTCGACTGAGTTGGCAAGCGGTATAACTCACGTAAAATACTACTTTGCAATCCATTGAAGCAACTATGAATTCCGAACCGTCAGGTAGCCACTGTATAGCACTGATTGTATCGCTATGTTGTGAACTAGGAGAAGGTCTAGGTTTCAATTCGCTAGACTGTGTTCCGGGTCAGCTCATATATCGAAGCCTACTCGACGtcaatttacctttacaTCCCAAACATATACATTCTTGTCCGCTGCAATGACCAAAGTCTTGCCATCAGGCGACCAAGCCATCGCATCGACGGGATCCGTTTGTTCTTTCAGATGTCGAAATGCTGCAACGCTATATTGTGTACCACCCCCTTCTCTTGGCGTGGTCTACGTTgtgaatatatatatgagCTGAATTTCATCTTAGCTGTGAGATGGGACTCAAAACTCACTGTCAAACGCCAGATTACGACGGTCTTGTCCTTGCCGGCACTTGCTAGATACATTCCATCAGGACTCCATTCAATCCTCCACACTTCATCCGTATGATCTGCCAGTATATGTGTAGTAACAGATGGAAATTGGCCGCTTTCGCACTTGTGATCGTTgtataatgatattgacTCGGGTTCTTCATGATATAAACAGGAAAGCTGTTGATGCCGTCTTGCTTGGTCGAAAAGAGTGGCCAAACGCCGAGAGGGTACCATTATTTGTGGTGATATGAACGCTGATGACGCATAAGCTGTCTGGCACGACGCaaacaataacaaaacTTACCTTGTATATGTTCCAGTAATTGCCTCCGTGACGTTCCTTGTGCTCCGTCCCATGTCGCCCGTTCGTACAAATCGTCTTTATCAAGACACATCATGAAACTACTCAATCCCGATCAGCTGTTGTACTCAACCCATCCCTTTTGAGAGCTCATCAACTTACCCAGATAGAGTATGGAGGACATCTTGGTCTTTCACAACTCTCGCCAGTTCACCTCGCAGCACTCCTAAAGCTTTCTTCTGCTGCCCGATTTCTAGGTATTCAAGATATTTCTGTTGGGCTATTAGGAAGTTCGCTTGATCCGATATGCTTCCCGTACCTTTCCCTAAGGCCGTCGCTCTCGTCTTTCCAGAGGCGATACTACTACCTGATGATTCTGGCTCGAGATTCATGGAGGACGAGGATGCGATACCTAATTCCGGTAACAACGCTAAGGCTTCTGCCCACCTTCCACCTAATATCGCGGATTGGAAATCTGTTGCTTGTGTATTGGACAACTGATAGCCAGATTCTACTTCCAAAACATCGGCTGCTTGACTGATAAGCCAAATACATGAGATTAGCTTCAGATGATCAACGGGGGTGAGGAGAGACCAACGTTGGCTAACTTACTGATACCCTATATCCCTCAAACCTTGCAGCATTAATCTGACAGcttcttccctttcaaTTGGCATTCGCTTTCCACCACCCACACCAGGTCTCCCAGACGTTTTTTTATTGATGGGTCTAGCTTCATATTCATGTTCTCCGCGAGAACCgtcttcttccatctcGTCGTCCGTGGTGTTCTTCTCCCCCTCCGGATGATTGGCATGGTCATATTCTACCCAATCTCGATCATCCTCGTACATCAAGTTACCAGGTGGATTGACTGGTTGAACCGCATTGAGAATGTGAGTTGGTAACGATCCTGGACGGACGGGTGCGTTGGAGGTGGATGAAGAAGCGTGTCCGTTTGATGACGACGGCCCAGCTTCGATATCGTGCGATACTCCATTAGTTGGACTGGTCCCATTGGTGTGTAAAGGATGACCCATGTTGTCGTTGTTCATGCGTTTATGAGGGGAGTTGGTGGGTGAGTTCGATGAGGCTTTGATCCGTTGTTTTGGTCTGACGTCTTGCTCGGAGTCGTGGGTGTCGCCTTCGTCGGAAGGAGAGCGGGGACGAACGGTACCTCTCTGCATGAGTGAGAGATTAGCTAATGATAAGAAAGTAGGTGAAAAAAGGGTATGGTGTAAAGATGAGTAGGGTGCATGAGTGTAGTTTGGATAATGACGATAGACATCGGTAGATGTATGATGAAGTGTATGTTGAGACAAAGTATTATGTCAAAGTAGTATTCGGATATACTCACAGTCAGTGACAATGGTACACTTTCAGTCAAGCTGGTACTTGTTCCGGCGGACTTATAAACAGATGCCCGTGCTGAAATACCCTTCAGACTACCTATGTTATTATTGCTACTATTATTATTGGTTATGTGAGAATTGTCGGTGGCAACTATATTTGTACCTTGCTTTCTAACACCCGATTTATCTTCCTCCCCTTGAGCGATGCTTGAGGTAGTTGAGGTCTCTCTGGTGCTGTCTGATTGGTCGTTagatatttgattgattggcGAAGGAGGTGACAGATTGACTGAAATTTACTCGAGAAGAAGGCTTCGGAAATTGCCCTCTTATCGTGTGATTATCTGATTGTATTGAAAGGAATGAAAAATTACTAATGTAGATGGTTGATACGGATGATTGTAACTTCAAGTCACGCTTAGTATGGGCAACTGACCTTCCTATCCTACTAGGAGCTTGGGTTTATATATGACTTGTATACCAATAAAAGGGgtctatatatatatatatatgagTAATTACTTTGCGTACTTTTGAGTTGACCAGATGACGCTTGGACCACCTTGAATCTCGTTATCATACATAAGCGGAAATGATACAAACTTATTCAAGAGTCCCGCTTAAACCATCACCGAGCACCGGTTCAAGCGATCGTGCTTAGCCTACATCTTCCACTACTACTGAGACGCATTATCTATCATACAgatatcatttaaataGATAGTAAACTGAACGATCACGCCAATATACATCATAACACAAGCATAAAGGATAAACTACGTCAAGATGTCATCCAATCcaatagatgaagatggcTTTCATTCTATAGCATGGGATGACGCTCCTCCTCGAACAGGTTTctcaccatcttcaccatttggcgaagaagatggagaaggatTCGAGACtatatcatcaacttcCGCAGCGCACGATGAATCCATTGCAGCTGCATCCACTTCGACAGCCACACCTTCAACAGCTGGTCTGGGAGCTAGGAGAGAGAGACAGGAATTAGCCGAGGCTGATCTGGAGGAATGGAATGGAAGATGGATGAGTATCGAAGTACGAGAACCCATAAAAGAGCATGAAGGTAGTAAAGACATGTATGTTTCGTATGCTGTCAAGACTCAGGTATGTAGCTTAACTTTGATCGGTCGtcataaatcatcaacatgATATAACTGACAATTGACCTCTTGGCTCTTCAATCGATATAGACCAATTTGCCTACTTTCCCTCGGTCCGTAGCTGTGGTGCGAAGACGATTTCAGGATTTCGTATTCCTTCGAGAACACCTGGTCAAGAGCTTCCCGGCTTGCGTAGTACCACCTATTCCTGACAAACATCGTCTAGGTGAGCAATTCTTGTCGATGTTGTCAACAGGAGCTGAAGCTGACGTACCGCATAGAATATATCAAGGGCGATCGGTTTGGACCTGAATTTATCGAGAGAAGACGTTTAGAGTGAGTGTACCCCTACCATTGTATTGGCATTTTATACTGTATCCTGTCTACCCCACACTCCTCATCGCCCTCTCGCGGATTAATCCGGTTCTCTTTACGTCGTCGCTGATATAATCACGACATACAGCTTGCAACGATTCGCAGACAGGATAGCGCGACACCCAACATTGCAACGCAGTCAACTGGTCAATGATTTCCTGCAGAGCTCAGAATGGGTAAGGCCTGATTTCATGCATTAATCATCTCCATCTTAGTGTAGAGCTGATGTTCCGTTCTCTATGTTCAAAAGACCGTAGCAAAACATCATCACATATCTCACCCTCCACCAGATTCCCATTCTTCGTTGATGGACTCACTATCTGATACTTTCATCAATGCATTTTCGAAAGTACGCAAACCTGATGGAAGGTTTGTAGAGATGGCAGAAGAACTAGAgagatttgaagaagggtTGACATCCGTAGAACGATTAGTTGGTagaggaaaaggaagagtTGACGGTATGTTACTTTGTTGGAATGTACATTGGTCCAAATTATGTTGAAAGCTTACCAAATTGTTGTCTTGGCGGATGACAGATCTTTCAACtgattatcaagatatgGCTGCTGCTTATCAAGGTTTAGGATATCTTGAATCAGGTATAACGGAACCTTTGAATAGGTTTGCTGAGAAAATGTTAGATTTCTCTGCGTTATTAAAGCATATGGTAAGTcgaatttcaacttttaaGCAGAGATGCTGAACCCTAATCTTTTCGGAATTCTGTCAGAATCAGTCAACAGTTGAACGTTTCTTAATTCAATCACATTCTTTATTAGCATACACTGCTTCACATCGAAATGTTATTAAATTAAGAgatcaaaaacaattagattttgaagaattgtCAGCTTATTTATCAGCAATTGTTTCAGAACGTGATAGATTAGCAGCTTTAAATTCTGGACATTCAGCTGCACCTGTTGGATTAAGTACTTATTTACGtgatcaagttgataaattaaGAGGAACAGATGATATACAtacaagaagagaaagaataCGTAAAATGGATGGAAAAATTAATGAGGTAAgtcctttttttttttctgcAAAGTCTTTAAAAGTCAGATAGgagaaattaatttcaacttttcgataaattttaaaagttACAAGAAGCAGTTACAAATGCACATGAAACTTCTACTGAATTTTCAGATGAAGTTTTAAAAGaacatttaatttttgaactttcaaaaaaagaagaaatgaaagaaattcttcaaatttattcaGATGGTCAAGTTGAAATGCTTCAAAGAGCAATGGATGATTGGGATAAAGTAAGTTTTCGCTTTATCAAgcaatttttttttttgatatttcttatttttaagaattaataattaataattgattttttttttcaattatataGATTATTCCACTTTTACAAAGAATACGTGTTGATGTTTGATTGTTTTGAagatatgattgatttgaattatataggacttttttattatattgttgtatatacatttaaaaatttatgCAAATTACATTGTACTTTTATGAGACTATACGATTCTTTCTGTCTTGCCGATCTTAGCTCGATTTGTGATTAGATCGAATGTCATCAGGTATCCAGAGATTTACTACAGAAATGAAGATGCAAGAATATAACATATTATTCAACAATGCATGAAAAGGCATATACAACAAATAACTATTATTCATAAATCATAATTTAGTTTTTATCAATGTccatttttgattttggattttgaGCATGTGAATAATCCATCACCTGATCTTTGTTACTCAATCGGTATTTAGACTACGATAGAAGGagtatttgaattttctcctccaaatgaaattccatttccattttcatttccattcaaagttaaattttcatctaaatgGTTATgttcatttccatttccatttccatttccatttgttTGAACCATTTGTGGAAgttttgaaattacaaattgtttgatttgaGGTAAAacatcatttaataaatcaacaacTTTGGCTTTTTCtataaaatttgataaaatcattagttttcaataaattctcttaattctttaatgtgaaaaaaaaaaatgaaaaaaaaaaacaaaccAGATGTAAATATTTGTCCACCTAATCTTTTTtgaattctttcttcttccaatacAGGATGTGTAGAAGGTACGTATATCCTATTTGCCTTTGAAATAATaacaaatggaaaaatcagttttttttttttctttactGGCAATTTTGagctgacttacctttCTAAACCATATTCTTCTAGAATCATTATTAGGATCTGGTCTGACTAAAGAATGTAATCCAGCAACTTGAATAACTGCTTTCACTTTTTTCTCTACTTCTCTATGGTTTACTAAATCCATTATCGTTTGACATCCAGTACCGTGTCCTATCAAAATAACATTCTCCGCTTCTGATAATCTATAATGGTATTATTAGTTAGCCTGCGAGTATGTATCTAGTACAGGAGAGATTAGATTTACTCGATATAATTATCCCATACATAACGTATCAATTGAGATTCCATAGCTGGCCCAGATTTTGATACCATCTTAGGTCCGTCCTGAATAACATACATCAGCTTATGCCTATATCATGACCACAAAACGTGACTCACTGAAGCGAAGTTTGTGGGTAATTGTTTTAATACGTTGATatctatcaaatcataCCCTTCACCTTTGACCCAATTGACTATATCGTCACTTGTATTTATCTGAACCACAAAACATCAGTAAAATCGGCAGGCATTCTCAAAAGATTACGACGCACCAGATAACTATTGGCCAAATGAACATTCGTACTAGCGACACCATCCGTTTCTACTCTCAAATTACCGCTATATACACTCGACGATCAATTACGGATCCTGGAAACTACGCAGACCAACTCACAAATCATGTACAAATACCACTAAAACTCCTTTCGATGCAACTTCATATACACCATCGCTACACATGACTTGTCCTCCGAAAGCAGTCTCTAATTCCGGACTAGCCAGTGGTATTTGGAATAATTGATGTTTTTCGTACATATGCCATGATCGATGTAACTTCAGTAAATCGGGTATACTGATTACGGGAGATGATCCATCTTCTAGAGCAGTGACTAGGATAGGCAAATGTCAGGCCAAGCGGAAAGTTAACATTACAATAAACGTTAAACTTACTTTCAGGCGGTTCACAAGATTTGACGTCTATACTCTTCCAATATTTCGATTGTACCTTTGCACATTGATATATTACCTCTGTAGCTACTTCTGAAGCTTGATGAGCTTCAAGTTCTGCCGGAGTTTCACCAAGGAGGACTTGTGCTACGGCTAATGCTGAATCTGAGATTGCTTTAAGGTTATATCCACCCTAGATAGCAAAGTCAGTTTGACCGGCGAAAGACGGATGAATAAGCTTACTTCTAGCGCTACCACCAATTTTCCTCCTGCTAGAGCACTTAACATATGTGTCATGTGACCGTACGCCGCAGGTGTGACGTGACATTCTCCTAATCTATCTCCATCTGCAGCATCGAATCCGGCAGATACTGTGAGTATGTTAGCACAGAACATACGTAGTAGCGAGGAAGGGATGCTTACTTATAACAAGGTCGGGAGCAAACTCATATGCTATAGGCATAACTATACGTTGGAACGCATATATGTAATCTGCATCACCAAAACCAGGTCCAGGCCAAGGTATATTGACGGACCTGTATCATAAACTCATATCAGCAGCTAGTCAGATAACCTATTAGACTGGATAACACTTACTTGCCCTCACCAGCGCCTGAGCCTACCATATCCAAAGCACCAAAATCACTTGTAGGGTAGAATTTACCTCCATCATGTCGATGTAAAGATATATAAAGTACATCAGGATCATCCCAGAAAGCTCTTTGTGTTCCATTTCCATGATGAACATCCCTACCTCGCATACAAACATAAGTTACCGGTCtaattatcaatatgaaCAGAAACGAAATCGGACTTACCAATCTAAAATCAATACTTTCTTTGCGAGACCTTTCCTTTGAACTTCTCTAGCAGCAACAGCGACATTATTAAAGAAGCAAAAACCCATATGTTCATCCGGTTCTGCATGATGTCCAGGTGGTCGAACTATAGCAAATGCATTACGCACTTCTTGTTTACAAACCGATACACAAGCTTGAATAACACCTCCACATGATAATCTAGCACAATGTGCTGTTTCTCTACAAACATATAAAGATAATTGTTCGTAATACTGTTTCGATTGTTGTATGTATTCATCGGTTAAATCTACACGTAATAACATAAATCACCATACGTCTCGGAccatttaaaatattttcgAAAATATAAAAGTCAAAAACTTACTTTCTGTACCTTGGACTTTATTCCATAAATCTTCTCCATGAATTAACATGACTTGTTCCATAACGACTTGACcaaattctaattttaaCATTCTTTTTATTAAACCTTGTTCTGCTAATCTTGCgaaaattcttttaattctcATTGGTTCTTCTGGATGTCCAGGTCcattatcaattacattTTCTGAAGTTGGTATATAACCTTCTTGACAATGTAACATCATCATAGGATCATAAACATA
The sequence above is a segment of the Kwoniella pini CBS 10737 chromosome 3, complete sequence genome. Coding sequences within it:
- a CDS encoding sorting nexin-4, whose product is MSSNPIDEDGFHSIAWDDAPPRTGFSPSSPFGEEDGEGFETISSTSAAHDESIAAASTSTATPSTAGLGARRERQELAEADLEEWNGRWMSIEVREPIKEHEGSKDMYVSYAVKTQTNLPTFPRSVAVVRRRFQDFVFLREHLVKSFPACVVPPIPDKHRLEYIKGDRFGPEFIERRRLDLQRFADRIARHPTLQRSQLVNDFLQSSEWTVAKHHHISHPPPDSHSSLMDSLSDTFINAFSKVRKPDGRFVEMAEELERFEEGLTSVERLVGRGKGRVDDLSTDYQDMAAAYQGLGYLESGITEPLNRFAEKMLDFSALLKHMNQSTVERFLIQSHSLLAYTASHRNVIKLRDQKQLDFEELSAYLSAIVSERDRLAALNSGHSAAPVGLSTYLRDQVDKLRGTDDIHTRRERIRKMDGKINELQEAVTNAHETSTEFSDEVLKEHLIFELSKKEEMKEILQIYSDGQVEMLQRAMDDWDKIIPLLQRIRVDV